The sequence GAAGCACTGAGAAAAAGTAGAATTCGCAAAGGGGATACGGTTGTCGTGGTTTCTGGCCGTGAACGAGGGAAGACAGGCAAGGTACTTTCCGTTGACCTCCGGGCCGGTAAAGTGACTGTGGAAAAGTTGAATATTATCAAGCGACATACAAAGCCGAATCAAAAAGCGAAGCAGGGGGGTATTTTAGAGCGAGAAGCCCCACTGCAGATTTCAAACGTCATGTTTTTTTGCCCGGTGACGCAAAAACCTACGCGAGTCGGTATTCGCCTTTTAGAAGACGGGCGGCGGGTGCGCTTTAGTAAGAAATCCAACGAGACTGTGGAATAGGGTTAGGTGATGGCTAAGGAACCGAAAAATCAATCGAGCAAATCCTCTGAACGAAAGAGTACGAAGAAGGAAGCTTCAGCTCCGCAATTGGACCAGGGAAGTGAGGAGTCGAAGTTCCGCCCACGGCTTCGCGATATGTATGAACAGAAAGTCATTCCGGCGCTGATGAAAGAGTTTGGGTATAAGAACCTGATGCAAGTACCCAAGCTTGAGCGTGTGGTGTTGAACGTTGGAATGGGCGAGGCCATTCAGAATGTGAAGTTATTAGAGAGTGCCGTCACTGAATTGGGGATGATTACAGGGCAAAAACCGGTTGTCACGAGAGCGAAGAAAGCCATTGCTGGTTTCAAGCTGAGGCAAGGATTGCCGATTGGTGCTAAGGTGACACTCCGGAGTCGACGGATGTATGAATTCTTCGATCGGTTGGTATCGTTGGCACTGCCTCGTATCCGTGACTTCCGAGGGGTATCCCCCAAAGCGTTCGATGGTCGAGGTAATTATACGCTTGGGTTGAAAGAGCAGCTGATCTTCCCGGAAATCAAGTACGATGAAGTGGCATCCATTCATGGCATGGATATTACGGTGGTCACCACAGCCAA is a genomic window of Candidatus Nitrospira kreftii containing:
- a CDS encoding 50S ribosomal subunit protein L5 yields the protein MAKEPKNQSSKSSERKSTKKEASAPQLDQGSEESKFRPRLRDMYEQKVIPALMKEFGYKNLMQVPKLERVVLNVGMGEAIQNVKLLESAVTELGMITGQKPVVTRAKKAIAGFKLRQGLPIGAKVTLRSRRMYEFFDRLVSLALPRIRDFRGVSPKAFDGRGNYTLGLKEQLIFPEIKYDEVASIHGMDITVVTTAKTNDEGKALLKHLGMPFRA
- a CDS encoding 50S ribosomal subunit protein L24, with protein sequence MVEALRKSRIRKGDTVVVVSGRERGKTGKVLSVDLRAGKVTVEKLNIIKRHTKPNQKAKQGGILEREAPLQISNVMFFCPVTQKPTRVGIRLLEDGRRVRFSKKSNETVE